The proteins below come from a single Drosophila busckii strain San Diego stock center, stock number 13000-0081.31 chromosome X, ASM1175060v1, whole genome shotgun sequence genomic window:
- the LOC108606482 gene encoding BTB/POZ domain-containing protein KCTD5 isoform X2, protein MSTVFINSRKSPNLLKKQGTDQWVKLNVGGTYFLTTKTTLSRDPNSFLSRLIKEDCDLVSDRDETGAYLIDRDPKYFAPVLNYLRHGKLVLDGVSEEGVLEEAEFYNVTQLIALLKECICNRDQADKKRVYRVLQCREQELTQMISTLSDGWRFEQLISVGMQYSNYGPFENNEFLCVVSKECGSTAGRELELNDRAKVLQQKGSRILGI, encoded by the exons aTGAGCACTGTATTTATAAACTCACGCAAAAGCCCAAATTTGCTGAAAAAACAGGGCACAGACCAATGGGTCAAGCTGAATGTAGGTGGCACCTACTTTTTAACTACCAAAACGACGCTTTCCCGTGACCCAAATTCGTTTCTATCACGTCTGATTAAGGAGGACTGCGACCTGGTATCTGATAGG GATGAAACTGGCGCCTATTTAATTGACAGAGACCCCAAGTACTTTGCACCTGTGCTCAACTATTTGCGTCATGGCAAACTCGTGCTCGATGGCGTCTCCGAGGAGGGTGTGCTGGAGGAGGCGGAGTTCTATAATGTTACACAGTTGATAGCGCTGCTTAAGGAATGCATTTGCAACAGAGATCAG GCGGATAAGAAGCGCGTCTATCGTGTGCTGCAGTGTCGTGAACAGGAGCTGACTCAG ATGATCTCAACGCTGTCCGATGGCTGGCGCTTTGAGCAGCTAATTAGCGTTGGCATGCAATATTCAAACTATGGCCCATTCGAGAACAATGAGTTCCTTTGTGTGGTATCCAAAGAGTGCGGCTCGACAGCCGGACGTGAGCTCGAGCTTAACGATCGTGCCAAAGTGTTGCAGCAGAAGGGATCGCGAAT TCTTGGAATCTAA
- the LOC108606482 gene encoding BTB/POZ domain-containing protein KCTD5 isoform X1 — MSTVFINSRKSPNLLKKQGTDQWVKLNVGGTYFLTTKTTLSRDPNSFLSRLIKEDCDLVSDRDETGAYLIDRDPKYFAPVLNYLRHGKLVLDGVSEEGVLEEAEFYNVTQLIALLKECICNRDQRPQADKKRVYRVLQCREQELTQMISTLSDGWRFEQLISVGMQYSNYGPFENNEFLCVVSKECGSTAGRELELNDRAKVLQQKGSRILGI; from the exons aTGAGCACTGTATTTATAAACTCACGCAAAAGCCCAAATTTGCTGAAAAAACAGGGCACAGACCAATGGGTCAAGCTGAATGTAGGTGGCACCTACTTTTTAACTACCAAAACGACGCTTTCCCGTGACCCAAATTCGTTTCTATCACGTCTGATTAAGGAGGACTGCGACCTGGTATCTGATAGG GATGAAACTGGCGCCTATTTAATTGACAGAGACCCCAAGTACTTTGCACCTGTGCTCAACTATTTGCGTCATGGCAAACTCGTGCTCGATGGCGTCTCCGAGGAGGGTGTGCTGGAGGAGGCGGAGTTCTATAATGTTACACAGTTGATAGCGCTGCTTAAGGAATGCATTTGCAACAGAGATCAG CGTCCACAGGCGGATAAGAAGCGCGTCTATCGTGTGCTGCAGTGTCGTGAACAGGAGCTGACTCAG ATGATCTCAACGCTGTCCGATGGCTGGCGCTTTGAGCAGCTAATTAGCGTTGGCATGCAATATTCAAACTATGGCCCATTCGAGAACAATGAGTTCCTTTGTGTGGTATCCAAAGAGTGCGGCTCGACAGCCGGACGTGAGCTCGAGCTTAACGATCGTGCCAAAGTGTTGCAGCAGAAGGGATCGCGAAT TCTTGGAATCTAA
- the LOC108606483 gene encoding uncharacterized protein LOC108606483 — protein sequence MFSSKQCLVVVLAVLLTFACVQATPMLYRRNPDEKYEADLVAVSSTVIPLTVLEVSYGVGGKPSEEYKAAYIRKLRQQVLRRKGAGGAAAEAEAASIGEATITELLPATAPSDADALITVKSRQKAQVKATN from the exons ATGTTTAGCAGCAAGCAGTGCTTAGTAGTAGTGCTAGCAGTACTTTTAACTTTTGCCTGCGTGCAAGCAACGCCTATGCTATATAGACGTAATCCAGATGAAAAGTATGAAGCGG ACTTGGTGGCCGTCTCCTCAACGGTTATACCACTGACTGTGCTCGAGGTTAGCTACGGCGTGGGCGGCAAGCCAAGTGAGGAATATAAAGCAGCTTATATACGCAAGCTGCGGCAACAGGTGCTGAGGCGTAAAGGTGCAGGAGGAGCCGCCGCAGAGGCAGAGGCTGCGTCCATTGGCGAGGCAACAATCACTGAGCTATTGCCAGCAACTGCTCCAAGTGATGCAGATGCGCTAATCACTG TCAAGTCGCGTCAAAAGGCACAGGTCAAGGCCACCAATTAG
- the LOC108606480 gene encoding glutamate receptor ionotropic, NMDA 2B isoform X1, with amino-acid sequence MVQLLQYVACNSSSNSCAWQQRSDSTSKVKLKCMQIEVTTTTAAAAATVAERFIKWSSKRTRTITSNSSSNNSNNNNTNTANNFNNNNNSNIRDLAATTKSSGGDFGNNRLHFVWLLLLFCACACPASSDALRLTNGGSSLSKAIGANKEQLNIGLIAPHTNFGKREYLRSINNAVTGLTKTRGAKLTFLKDYSFEQKNIHFDMMSLTPSPTAILSTLCKEFLRVNVSAILYMMNNEQFGHSTASAQYFLQLAGYLGIPVISWNADNSGLERRASQSTLQLQLAPSIEHQSAAMLSILERYKWHQFSVVTSQIAGHDDFVQAVRERVAEMQEHFKFTILNSIVVTRTSDLMELVNSEARVMLLYATQTEAITILRAAEEMKLTGENYVWVVSQSVIEKKDAHSQFPVGMLGVHFDTSSAALMNEISNAIKIYSYGVEAYLTDPANKDRRLTTQSLSCEDEGRGRWDNGEIFFKYLRNVSIEGDLNKPNIEFTADGDLKSAELKIMNLRPSANNKNLVWEEIGVWKSWETQKLDIRDIAWPGNSHAPPQGVPEKFHLKITFLEEAPYINLSPADPVSGKCLMDRGVLCRVAADHEMAADIDVGQAHRNESFYQCCSGFCIDLLEKFAEELGFTYELVRVEDGKWGTLENGKWNGLIADLVNRKTDMVLTSLMINTEREAVVDFSEPFMETGIAIVVAKRTGIISPTAFLEPFDTASWMLVGIVAIQAATFMIFLFEWLSPSGYDMKLYLQNTNVTPYRFSLFRTYWLVWAVLFQAAVHVDSPRGFTSRFMTNVWALFAVVFLAIYTANLAAFMITREEFHEFSGLNDSRLVHPYSHKPSFKFGTIPYSHTDSTIHKYFKDMHYYMKQYNKTSVADGVAAVLNGNLDSFIYDGTVLDYLVAQDEDCRLMTVGSWYAMTGYGLAFSRNSKYVQMFNKRLLEFRANGDLERLRRYWMTGTCRPGKQEHKSSDPLALEQFLSAFLLLMAGILLAALLLLLEHVYFKYIRKRLAKKDGGHCCALISLSMGKSLTFRGAVFEATEILKKHRCNDPICDTHLWKVKHELDMSRLRVRQLEKVMDKHGIKAPQLRLASSSDLLNHHHLKERPPLLGNLSLAASAQDLYRWSYKTEIAEMETVL; translated from the exons ATGGTGCAACTACTGCaatatgttgcatgcaacagcagcagcaacagctgtgcgtggcagcagcgcagcgacaGCACAAGCAAAGTCAAGCtgaaatgcatgcaaattgaagtaacaacaacaacagcagcagcagcagcaactgttgctgaaCGTTTCATCAAATGGTCAAGTAAACGCacaagaacaataacaagcaacagcagcagcaacaacagcaacaacaacaacacaaacactgccaataattttaataataacaacaatagcaatataagagatttggcagcaacaacaaagtcaagCGGCGGCGACTTCGGCAACAATCGATTGCATtttgtgtggctgctgcttttgttttgtgcctGCGCATGTCCTGCCAGCAGCGATGCACTGCGTCTCACCAATGGCGGCAGCAGTCTGAGCAAAGCCATTGGCGCCAACAAGGAGCAGCTCAACATTGGTTTGATAGCGCCGCACACGAACTTTGGCAAGCGCGAATATCTGCGCAGCATTAACAATGCAGTCACTGGTTTGACCAAAACACGCGGCGCCAAGTTAACATTCCTCAAGGACTACAGCTTCGAGCAGAAGaacatacactttgatatgATGAGCCTCACCCCCAGTCCAACGG CAATTCTGAGCACGCTATGTAAAGAGTTCCTGCGGGTGAACGTCTCGGCCATTCTGTATATGATGAACAACGAGCAGTTTGGCCACAGCACAGCCTCGGCGCAGTATTTTCTGCAGCTGGCCGGATACTTGGGCATTCCGGTGATTTCATGGAATGCCGACAATTCGGGCCTGGAGCGTCGCGCGTCGCAGtcgacgctgcagctgcagctggcgccgAGCATTGAGCATCAGAGCGCCGCCATGTTGAGCATATTGGAGCGCTACAAGTGGCATCAGTTCTCGGTGGTGACGTCACAGATTGCCGGCCACGATGACTTTGTGCAGGCGGTGCGAGAGCGCGTGGCCGAGATGCAGGAGCACTTCAAGTTCACCATACTCAACTCGATTGTGGTGACGCGCACCAGCGACCTGATGGAGCTGGTGAACAGCGAGGCGCGAGTAATGCTGCTCTATGCCACCCAAACGGAGGCCATAACCATTCTGCGTGCTGCCGAGGAGATGAAGCTCACTGGGGAGAACTATGTGTGGGTGGTGAGTCAGTCGGTGATTGAGAAGAAGGATGCGCACTCGCAGTTCCCCGTGGGCATGTTGGGGGTGCACTTTGACACCAGCAGCGCCGCTCTGATGAACGAAATATCGAATGCCATCAAGATCTACAGCTATGGCGTGGAGGCGTATCTAACCGATCCGGCCAACAAGGATCGTCGACTGACGACACAGTCGCTCTCCTGCGAGGACGAAGGACGCGGCCGCTGGGACAATGGCGAGAT ttttttcaaGTATTTGCGCAATGTTTCTATTGAGGGGGATCTGAACAAGCCGAATATTGAGTTTACAGCCGATGGGGATTTGAAGTCGGCGGAACTTAAGATCATGAATCTGCGACCGAGTGCGAACAACAAGAATCTTGTTTGGGAGGAG ATTGGCGTTTGGAAGTCTTGGGAGACACAGAAACTTGATATACGCGATATAGCGTGGCCAGGTAACTCGCACGCTCCGCCTCAAGGTGTGCCCGAGAAATTCCATTTAAAGATCACATTCCTCGAGGAGGCACCCTATATCAATCTGTCGCCCGCGGATCCAGTGAGTGGCAAGTGCCTGATGGACCGCGGTGTGCTCTGTCGAGTCGCAGCGGATCACGAGATGGCCGCCGACATCGATGTGGGCCAGGCACACCGCAACGAGTCCTTCTATCAGTGCTGCAGCGGGTTCTGCATTGATCTGCTCGAAAAGTTTGCCGAGGAGCTGGGCTTCACCTACGAGCTGGTGCGGGTTGAAGATGGTAAATGGGGTACACTTGAGAATGGTAAATGGAATGGTTTGATCGCCGACTTGGTTAACCGCAAGACGGACATGGTTCTCACCTCTCTCATGATCAACACCGAGCGCGAGGCGGTTGTCGATTTCAGCGAGCCCTTTATGGAAACGGGCATTGCCATTGTGGTCGCCAAGCGCACCGGCATCATATCGCCCACGGCCTTTCTCGAGCCCTTTGACACGGCATCCTGGATGTTG GTGGGTATCGTTGCAATTCAGGCAGCCACCTTTATGATATTCCTCTTCGAGTGGCTCTCGCCCAGCGGCTACGACATGAAGCTCTATCTGCAAAACACCAACGTCACTCCCTATCGCTTCTCGCTCTTTCGCACCTATTGGTTGGTCTGGGCTGTGCTCTTCCAAGCGGCCGTCCATGTCGACTCGCCACGCGGTTTCACCTCGCGCTTCATGACCAACGTTTGGGCTCTGTTCGCCGTCGTCTTTCTTGCCATCTACACTGCCAACCTGGCCGCGTTCATGATAACCAG GGAAGAGTTTCATGAGTTCAGCGGCTTGAACGACAGTCGACTGGTGCATCCCTATTCACATAAGCCCTCGTTTAAGTTCGGCACCATACCCTACAGCCACACGGACTCGACCATACACAAATACTTTAAGGACATGCACTACTATATGAAGCA ATATAACAAGACAAGCGTGGCGGATGGGGTTGCGGCTGTGCTGAATGGTAATTTGGATTCGTTTATCTATGACGGCACTGTGCTGGACTATTTGGTGGCGCAGGACGAGGACTGTCGACTGATGACTGTGGGCAGCTGGTATGCGATGACAG GTTATGGCCTCGCATTTAGCCGCAACTCCAAGTATGTGCAAATGTTCAACAAGCGGCTGCTGGAGTTTCGCGCCAATGGCGATTTGGAGCGACTGCGTCGCTACTGGATGACGGGCACTTGTCGGCCGGGCAAGCAGGAGCACAAGTCGTCCGATCCGCTGGCGCTGGAGCAGTTCTTGTCCGCATTTCTGCTGCTCATGGCGGGCATTTtgctggcggcgctgctgctgctcctggaGCATGTTTATTTCAAATACATACGCAAGCGTTTGGCCAAAAAGGATGGCGGCCATTGCTGCGCACTCATCTCGCTCTCCATGGGCAAGTCGCTGACCTTTCGCGGCGCCGTCTTCGAGGCAACGGAAATACTCAAAAAGCATCGCTGCAATGATCCCATCTGCGATACGCATCTGTGGAAAGTGAAGCATGAGCTGGACATGTCGCGGCTGCGCGTGCGCCAGCTGGAGAAGGTAATGGACAAACATGGCATCAAGGCGCCGCAATTGAG ATTGGCTTCTTCCTCGGATTTGCtcaatcatcatcatctaaAGGAGCGGCCACCATTGTTGGGCAATCTTAGCTTGGCAGCCAGCGCTCAAGATCTATACAGGTG
- the LOC108606480 gene encoding glutamate receptor ionotropic, NMDA 2B isoform X2, with translation MVQLLQYVACNSSSNSCAWQQRSDSTSKVKLKCMQIEVTTTTAAAAATVAERFIKWSSKRTRTITSNSSSNNSNNNNTNTANNFNNNNNSNIRDLAATTKSSGGDFGNNRLHFVWLLLLFCACACPASSDALRLTNGGSSLSKAIGANKEQLNIGLIAPHTNFGKREYLRSINNAVTGLTKTRGAKLTFLKDYSFEQKNIHFDMMSLTPSPTAILSTLCKEFLRVNVSAILYMMNNEQFGHSTASAQYFLQLAGYLGIPVISWNADNSGLERRASQSTLQLQLAPSIEHQSAAMLSILERYKWHQFSVVTSQIAGHDDFVQAVRERVAEMQEHFKFTILNSIVVTRTSDLMELVNSEARVMLLYATQTEAITILRAAEEMKLTGENYVWVVSQSVIEKKDAHSQFPVGMLGVHFDTSSAALMNEISNAIKIYSYGVEAYLTDPANKDRRLTTQSLSCEDEGRGRWDNGEIFFKYLRNVSIEGDLNKPNIEFTADGDLKSAELKIMNLRPSANNKNLVWEEIGVWKSWETQKLDIRDIAWPGNSHAPPQGVPEKFHLKITFLEEAPYINLSPADPVSGKCLMDRGVLCRVAADHEMAADIDVGQAHRNESFYQCCSGFCIDLLEKFAEELGFTYELVRVEDGKWGTLENGKWNGLIADLVNRKTDMVLTSLMINTEREAVVDFSEPFMETGIAIVVAKRTGIISPTAFLEPFDTASWMLVGIVAIQAATFMIFLFEWLSPSGYDMKLYLQNTNVTPYRFSLFRTYWLVWAVLFQAAVHVDSPRGFTSRFMTNVWALFAVVFLAIYTANLAAFMITREEFHEFSGLNDSRLVHPYSHKPSFKFGTIPYSHTDSTIHKYFKDMHYYMKQYNKTSVADGVAAVLNGNLDSFIYDGTVLDYLVAQDEDCRLMTVGSWYAMTGYGLAFSRNSKYVQMFNKRLLEFRANGDLERLRRYWMTGTCRPGKQEHKSSDPLALEQFLSAFLLLMAGILLAALLLLLEHVYFKYIRKRLAKKDGGHCCALISLSMGKSLTFRGAVFEATEILKKHRCNDPICDTHLWKVKHELDMSRLRVRQLEKVMDKHGIKAPQLRLASSSDLLNHHHLKERPPLLGNLSLAASAQDLYRSYKTEIAEMETVL, from the exons ATGGTGCAACTACTGCaatatgttgcatgcaacagcagcagcaacagctgtgcgtggcagcagcgcagcgacaGCACAAGCAAAGTCAAGCtgaaatgcatgcaaattgaagtaacaacaacaacagcagcagcagcagcaactgttgctgaaCGTTTCATCAAATGGTCAAGTAAACGCacaagaacaataacaagcaacagcagcagcaacaacagcaacaacaacaacacaaacactgccaataattttaataataacaacaatagcaatataagagatttggcagcaacaacaaagtcaagCGGCGGCGACTTCGGCAACAATCGATTGCATtttgtgtggctgctgcttttgttttgtgcctGCGCATGTCCTGCCAGCAGCGATGCACTGCGTCTCACCAATGGCGGCAGCAGTCTGAGCAAAGCCATTGGCGCCAACAAGGAGCAGCTCAACATTGGTTTGATAGCGCCGCACACGAACTTTGGCAAGCGCGAATATCTGCGCAGCATTAACAATGCAGTCACTGGTTTGACCAAAACACGCGGCGCCAAGTTAACATTCCTCAAGGACTACAGCTTCGAGCAGAAGaacatacactttgatatgATGAGCCTCACCCCCAGTCCAACGG CAATTCTGAGCACGCTATGTAAAGAGTTCCTGCGGGTGAACGTCTCGGCCATTCTGTATATGATGAACAACGAGCAGTTTGGCCACAGCACAGCCTCGGCGCAGTATTTTCTGCAGCTGGCCGGATACTTGGGCATTCCGGTGATTTCATGGAATGCCGACAATTCGGGCCTGGAGCGTCGCGCGTCGCAGtcgacgctgcagctgcagctggcgccgAGCATTGAGCATCAGAGCGCCGCCATGTTGAGCATATTGGAGCGCTACAAGTGGCATCAGTTCTCGGTGGTGACGTCACAGATTGCCGGCCACGATGACTTTGTGCAGGCGGTGCGAGAGCGCGTGGCCGAGATGCAGGAGCACTTCAAGTTCACCATACTCAACTCGATTGTGGTGACGCGCACCAGCGACCTGATGGAGCTGGTGAACAGCGAGGCGCGAGTAATGCTGCTCTATGCCACCCAAACGGAGGCCATAACCATTCTGCGTGCTGCCGAGGAGATGAAGCTCACTGGGGAGAACTATGTGTGGGTGGTGAGTCAGTCGGTGATTGAGAAGAAGGATGCGCACTCGCAGTTCCCCGTGGGCATGTTGGGGGTGCACTTTGACACCAGCAGCGCCGCTCTGATGAACGAAATATCGAATGCCATCAAGATCTACAGCTATGGCGTGGAGGCGTATCTAACCGATCCGGCCAACAAGGATCGTCGACTGACGACACAGTCGCTCTCCTGCGAGGACGAAGGACGCGGCCGCTGGGACAATGGCGAGAT ttttttcaaGTATTTGCGCAATGTTTCTATTGAGGGGGATCTGAACAAGCCGAATATTGAGTTTACAGCCGATGGGGATTTGAAGTCGGCGGAACTTAAGATCATGAATCTGCGACCGAGTGCGAACAACAAGAATCTTGTTTGGGAGGAG ATTGGCGTTTGGAAGTCTTGGGAGACACAGAAACTTGATATACGCGATATAGCGTGGCCAGGTAACTCGCACGCTCCGCCTCAAGGTGTGCCCGAGAAATTCCATTTAAAGATCACATTCCTCGAGGAGGCACCCTATATCAATCTGTCGCCCGCGGATCCAGTGAGTGGCAAGTGCCTGATGGACCGCGGTGTGCTCTGTCGAGTCGCAGCGGATCACGAGATGGCCGCCGACATCGATGTGGGCCAGGCACACCGCAACGAGTCCTTCTATCAGTGCTGCAGCGGGTTCTGCATTGATCTGCTCGAAAAGTTTGCCGAGGAGCTGGGCTTCACCTACGAGCTGGTGCGGGTTGAAGATGGTAAATGGGGTACACTTGAGAATGGTAAATGGAATGGTTTGATCGCCGACTTGGTTAACCGCAAGACGGACATGGTTCTCACCTCTCTCATGATCAACACCGAGCGCGAGGCGGTTGTCGATTTCAGCGAGCCCTTTATGGAAACGGGCATTGCCATTGTGGTCGCCAAGCGCACCGGCATCATATCGCCCACGGCCTTTCTCGAGCCCTTTGACACGGCATCCTGGATGTTG GTGGGTATCGTTGCAATTCAGGCAGCCACCTTTATGATATTCCTCTTCGAGTGGCTCTCGCCCAGCGGCTACGACATGAAGCTCTATCTGCAAAACACCAACGTCACTCCCTATCGCTTCTCGCTCTTTCGCACCTATTGGTTGGTCTGGGCTGTGCTCTTCCAAGCGGCCGTCCATGTCGACTCGCCACGCGGTTTCACCTCGCGCTTCATGACCAACGTTTGGGCTCTGTTCGCCGTCGTCTTTCTTGCCATCTACACTGCCAACCTGGCCGCGTTCATGATAACCAG GGAAGAGTTTCATGAGTTCAGCGGCTTGAACGACAGTCGACTGGTGCATCCCTATTCACATAAGCCCTCGTTTAAGTTCGGCACCATACCCTACAGCCACACGGACTCGACCATACACAAATACTTTAAGGACATGCACTACTATATGAAGCA ATATAACAAGACAAGCGTGGCGGATGGGGTTGCGGCTGTGCTGAATGGTAATTTGGATTCGTTTATCTATGACGGCACTGTGCTGGACTATTTGGTGGCGCAGGACGAGGACTGTCGACTGATGACTGTGGGCAGCTGGTATGCGATGACAG GTTATGGCCTCGCATTTAGCCGCAACTCCAAGTATGTGCAAATGTTCAACAAGCGGCTGCTGGAGTTTCGCGCCAATGGCGATTTGGAGCGACTGCGTCGCTACTGGATGACGGGCACTTGTCGGCCGGGCAAGCAGGAGCACAAGTCGTCCGATCCGCTGGCGCTGGAGCAGTTCTTGTCCGCATTTCTGCTGCTCATGGCGGGCATTTtgctggcggcgctgctgctgctcctggaGCATGTTTATTTCAAATACATACGCAAGCGTTTGGCCAAAAAGGATGGCGGCCATTGCTGCGCACTCATCTCGCTCTCCATGGGCAAGTCGCTGACCTTTCGCGGCGCCGTCTTCGAGGCAACGGAAATACTCAAAAAGCATCGCTGCAATGATCCCATCTGCGATACGCATCTGTGGAAAGTGAAGCATGAGCTGGACATGTCGCGGCTGCGCGTGCGCCAGCTGGAGAAGGTAATGGACAAACATGGCATCAAGGCGCCGCAATTGAG ATTGGCTTCTTCCTCGGATTTGCtcaatcatcatcatctaaAGGAGCGGCCACCATTGTTGGGCAATCTTAGCTTGGCAGCCAGCGCTCAAGATCTATACAG